One Onthophagus taurus isolate NC chromosome 11, IU_Otau_3.0, whole genome shotgun sequence genomic window carries:
- the LOC111419477 gene encoding ribonucleoside-diphosphate reductase large subunit, with amino-acid sequence MPIAHSPGKNYVVKRDGRKEQVYFDKITSRIQKLCYGLNMDFVDPVDITMKVIQGLYPGVTTVELDTLAAETAATKITDHPDYATLAARIAMSNLHKETKKQFSDVIEDLYNMVSEKLDKNTPMISEQHYKIIMKNADRLNSCIIYDRDFSYNYFGFKTLERSYLLKINGKIAERPQHMLMRVAVGIHGEDIESAIETYNYMSEKYFTHASPTLFAAATPRPQMSSCFLVMMPEDSIQGIFKCISQCAIISKSAGGIGVNVHNIRAQGTIIAGTNGISNGLVPMLRVFNNTARYVDQGGNKRPGAFAIYLEPWHADVVDFLNLKKNTGAEEVRARDLFYALWIPDLFMKRVEEDSMWSLMCPHQCPGLSDCWGEKFVELYENYEKRKKFVRQIPARELWKAIIVSQIETGTPYMLYKDACNRKSNQQHLGTIKSSNLCTEIIEYTSPDEIAVCNLASIAVNQFVKPDRKSFDFEKLKIVTKVVTKNLNKVIDVNYYPLPEAETSNKRHRPIGIGIQGLADAFILMRLPFDSPEAHKLNVQIFETLYYGALEASCELAEKDGVYDTYQGSPVSKGILQYDMWNVTPSDLWDWKELKEKINKHGIRNSLLLAPMPTASTAQILGNNESFEPYTSNIYTRRVLSGDFQVVNHHLLRDLTERGLWDDLMKNQIIANRGSIQNIPQIPDDLKEIYKTVWEISNKCIINQAAARGAFIDQSQSLNLYVAKPTYSVLTSIHFYGWRQGLKTGMYYLRTKPAAQPIQFTVDKSKLIINVGDGVSSGASSIGINTNGVKKEKDEDEENAALVCSLQNPGNCDMCGA; translated from the exons ATGCCGATTGCACATTCGCCAGGAAAGAACTACGTCGTTAAAAGAG ATGGTCGTAAAGAGCAAGTTTACTTCGATAAGATCACATCGAGGATCCAAAAACTGTGCTATGGGTTGAATATGGATTTTGTTGACCCA gtGGACATTACCATGAAGGTTATTCAAGGTCTTTATCCAGGCGTTACCACAGTTGAGTTGGACACCTTAGCTGCTGAAACCGCTGCCACAAAAATTACAGACCATCCTGATTATGCAACACTTGCTGCTAGAATTGCTATGAGTAATCTCCATAAAGAAACGAAGAAACAATTCTCAG ATGTAATTGAAGATTTGTACAACATGGTAAGCGAAAAACTTGATAAAAACACACCAATGATTTCTGAACaacattataaaattataatgaaaaatgCGGATCGTTTAAATTCTTGTATCATTTACGATCGTGATTTCTcatataattattttggttttaaaacacTCGAACGTTCATATCTCCTAAAAATCAACGGAAAAATTGCTGAACGTCCCCAACATATGTTAATGCGCGTGGCCGTTGGGATTCACGGTGAAGACATTGAATCAGCTATTGAAACTTACAATTACATGTCTGAGAAGTATTTTACTCACGCGAGTCCGACTTTATTTGCCGCAGCGACACCTCGCCCACAAATGTCGTCATGTTTCTTAGTAATGATGCCGGAGGATTCAATCCAAGGcatttttaaatgtatctCACAATGTGCTATTATATCAAAAAGTGCGGGAGGAATTGGAGTTAACGTCCATAATATTCGAGCACAAGGCACGATTATTGCTGGAACTAATGGTATTTCGAACGGTTTAGTACCAATGTTACgggtttttaataatacagcTCGATATGTCGATCAAGGGGGTAATAAAAGACCTGGAGCGTTTGCAATTTATTTAGAACCGTGGCATGCGGATgttgttgattttttaaatttaaaaaaaaatactggGGCTGAAGAAGTTAGGGCGAGAGATTTATTTTATGCTTTATGGATTCctgatttatttatgaaacgCGTCGAGGAAGATTCAATGTGGTCACTAATGTGCCCTCATCAATGTCCTGGTTTATCTGATTGTTGGGGGGAGAAATTCGTGGAATTAtacgaaaattacgaaaaaaggaaaaaatttgtTCGCCAAATACCCGCCAGAGAATTATGGAAAGCCATAATTGTGTCTCAAATTGAAACTGGAACTCCATATATGTTATATAAAGACGCTTGTAATCGCAAAAGTAACCAACAACATTTAGGTACAATAAAAAGTAGCAATTTATGCACCGAAATCATTGAATACACATCTCCTGATGAAATCGCAGTTTGTAATTTAGCATCAATTGCGGTTAACCAGTTCGTTAAACCCGACAGGAAaagttttgattttgaaaaattaaaaatcgtcacaaaagttgtaacaaaaaatttaaataaagttatcgATGTTAATTATTACCCACTCCCAGAAGCTGAAACGTCCAATAAACGCCATCGCCCCATTGGAATTGGTATTCAAGGATTAGCAGATGCTTTTATTTTGATGAGACTCCCCTTTGATAGCCCCGAAGCCCATAAATTAAACGTGCAAATCTTTGAAACGCTTTATTACGGTGCCTTAGAAGCTAGTTGTGAATTAGCCGAAAAAGACGGGGTTTATGACACTTACCAAGGTTCCCCTGTTAGTAAAGGAATCTTGCAATACGATATGTGGAATGTTACCCCATCTGATTTATGGGATtggaaagaattaaaagaaaaaattaataaacacggaataagaaattctttacTCTTAGCCCCAATGCCAACAGCTTCAACAGCTCAAATTCTAGGAAATAACGAATCTTTCGAACCTTACACATCGAATATTTATACGCGAAGAGTACTTTCTGGAGATTTCCAAGTTGTTAATCACCACTTATTAAGAGATTTAACCGAAAGGGGGCTTTGGGatgatttaatgaaaaatcaaataattgcaAATCGCGGCTCAATTCAAAACATCCCCCAAATCCCtgatgatttaaaagaaatttataaaacagtttgggaaatttcaaataaatgcATCATAAATCAAGCCGCGGCTCGAGGGGCTTTCATCGATCAAAGCCAATCTTTAAATCTTTACGTAGCCAAACCGACTTACTCCGTTTTAACATCAATTCATTTTTACGGCTGGCGACAAGGACTTAAAACAGGAATGTATTATTTAAGAACGAAACCCGCAGCTCAACCCATTCAATTCACCGTCGATAAAagcaaattaataataaacgttGGTGATGGAGTTTCAAGTGGAGCAAGCTCCATTGGAATTAACACTAATGgtgttaaaaaagagaaagatgaagatgaagaaaatgCAGCATTAGTTTGTTCGTTACAAAACCCCGGAAATTGTGATATGTGTGGGGCTTAA
- the LOC111419479 gene encoding Golgi resident protein GCP60 — MAAVVDSSQVSENFEKLALESTNNPKENGKICENDSSKFGLPLLDVYKLAVGFYREKEGKAVHFSYEDKLQLVAFTQQVLHGPYSEAIEKLPPLGAFDVVGKDRRLAWQKLGNLNPDEARAGFVELLSRKCPLFSTFIEAHRREKKEQERLAIENEKMNLLQKEEVRKKEEEEKLVQERLEKEEAIKRQIQQALNEQTYDQFRRYAEQHYPGDPEKQGALVRQLQEQHYIQYMQQLQQVQAEDCVKKEENRVGIEENVELCINKTEDVEEDEEINEDGQNELVPASMWTRSNIEEFKKDVAQAEGDNVVRVAHGETVTVRVPTHESGTRLFWEFATDHYDIGFGVYFEYGTPTTNLVSVHISESEDEDREDLEDEYDDETIEAEDLESGSLTVGASGGISRPLLSEIVPVYRRDCQNEVYAGSHHYPGKGVYLLKFDNSYSLWRSKTLYYRVYYTQ; from the exons ATGGCTGCCGTAGTTGACAGCTCACAAGTATcggaaaattttgaaaaactcgcCTTAGAATCGACTAATAACCCGAAAGAAAACGGGAAAATTTGCGAAAATGATTCTTCTAAGTTCGGGTTACCTTTATTGGACGTTTACAAACTCGCTGTTGGATTTTATAGAG aaaaagaaggaaaagcAGTACATTTTAGTTACGAAGATAAACTCCAATTAGTAGCGTTTACTCAACAAGTTTTACATGGACCTTACTCCGAGGCGATAGAAAAGCTTCCCCCATTGGGTGCTTTTGATGTTGTTGGAAAAGATAGACGCCTTGCCTGGCAAAAATTGGGTAATTTAAACCCCGACGAAGCCAGGGCGGGGTTTGTAGAATTACTCAGTAGAAAATGTCCGCTATTTTCGACATTTATCGAAGCTCATCGACGCGAAAAAAAGGAACAAGAAAGGTTGGccattgaaaatgaaaaaatgaatCTCCTTCAAAAGGAGGAGGTTCGGAAAAAAGAGGAAGAAGAGAAATTGGTACAAGAAAGGCTTGAAAAAGAGGAAGCAATTAAAAGACAAATTCAACAAGCGTTAAACGAGCAAACTTATGACCAATTTCGAAGGTATGCAGAGCAACATTATCCTGGGGATCCCGAAAAACAAGGGGCTTTAGTTAGACAGTTACAAGAGCAACATTACATTCAATATATGCAACAACTACAACAAGTTCAAGCTGAAGATTGcgttaaaaaagaagaaaacagaGTTGGAATTGAGGAAAATGTTgaattatgtataaataaaactgaagatgtagaagaagatgaagagATTAATGAAGATGGTCAAAATGAGTTAGTACCAGCAAGTATGTGGACGAGATCTAACattgaagaatttaaaaaagatgtaGCTCAAGCAGAAGGTGATAATGTGGTTCGAGTTGCTCATGGTGAAACTGTTACGGTTAGAGTTCCTACACACGAATCTGGTACAAGATTATTTTGGGAATTTGCAACTGACCATTATGATAtag gtTTTGgagtttattttgaatatgggacaccaacaacaaatttagtttCTGTGCACATCTCAGAAAGTGAAGATGAAGACAGAGAAGATTTAGAAGATGAATATGATGATGAAACAATAGAAGCTGAAGATTTAGAATCTGGTTCTTTGACGGTAGGGGCAAGTGGTGGTATTTCAAGACCATTATTATCAGAAATAGTGCCAGTATATAGAAGAGACTGTCAAAATGAGGTTTACGCAGGATCACATCACTACCCTGGAAAAGGGGtttatcttttaaagtttgatAATTCATATTCATTGTGGAGATCGAAAACCTTGTATTACAGGGTTTATTATACACAGTGA